From Clostridia bacterium, one genomic window encodes:
- a CDS encoding YdeI/OmpD-associated family protein has translation METFYTSDRREWREYLATHFRTDSEIWFIFPTKAAGEPALSYNDAVEEALCFGWIDSTNSRPDEFHCARRFTPRKKGSPYSRPNIERLIWLDARGMIHPSVRESVLPIIRAPFVFPRDITDALKADETAWANYQRFSEPYKRIRVAYIEAARKRPDEFAKRLNSFIEKTRRGKLIMGYGGIEKYYR, from the coding sequence ATGGAGACGTTTTACACGAGCGACAGACGCGAATGGCGCGAATATCTCGCTACGCATTTCAGGACGGATTCGGAGATATGGTTCATTTTCCCGACGAAAGCCGCCGGCGAGCCGGCGCTCTCCTACAACGACGCGGTCGAGGAGGCGCTCTGCTTCGGCTGGATAGACAGCACAAACAGCCGCCCGGACGAATTCCACTGCGCCCGCCGCTTCACGCCGCGGAAAAAGGGCAGCCCTTACTCCCGCCCGAATATCGAGCGTCTTATATGGCTCGACGCGCGCGGAATGATACACCCCTCGGTGCGCGAAAGCGTGCTCCCGATAATCAGAGCGCCGTTCGTTTTCCCGCGGGACATAACCGACGCGCTTAAAGCGGACGAAACGGCGTGGGCGAACTATCAGCGCTTTTCAGAGCCGTACAAGCGCATCCGCGTCGCCTATATCGAGGCGGCGAGAAAGCGCCCCGACGAGTTCGCGAAGCGGCTGAACAGCTTCATTGAGAAGACCCGCCGCGGCAAGCTCAT